A stretch of DNA from Paenibacillus segetis:
AGCATCTAAACTACTTAACCTATCACAACCAGCGTTATCCCGAAAGATAGCTAAGCTAGAACAGGAATGGGGTGTGCCTCTATTTCACCGCAAGGGTAAGCGGCTTGAACTGACCAGGGTTGGACATGAAGCATACATTTACGCATTAGAGCAACGACAGCGACATCAGAATTTCCTACAGTCGGTTTCTCGTTTCAAAACAGCAGAACGAACCATCGTGAACTTAGGGGCGAGTCTTACTACCATCCAAACAACACTACCATTACTTGTCACTGCATTAATGAACCAATTCCCTGAGATCGAACTGAAACTCTCAACTGGTAAAACCCATGAAATAGTCTCTTACTTAAGAGATAAAAAGGTAGACGTTGGTCTAGTAGCTTCATCTATTAATGAAACAGGGTTACGCTGCATCCCCTTATTTCAGGATCACCTAGAGCTCATTGTTCCTAAAGGACATGAACTAGCGGATGGTGCCACTATGGAAGACTTGAATGGACGTTCCATGATTATTTTTTCCAAAGGCACTTGGTATCGTAAATTGATTGACGATTTGTTCGGACGATATGGAATCATTCCAGATGTGAGGATGGAAATCGATTCTTTCGAAGCGATTGTACGTCTACTACCGATTTGTAAATCAGCGGCGTTGCTACCTAAATCATATTTACGCAGTCAGTTACTACGTGACAACGACCTCGTTACCGTACCTATCAAAGAATTAGAACAAACCCAGAGAGAAACATGCCTCATCTATAGCGACAAATCTGAGTTAACTAGTGAGACATTGGAATGGATCACAAAAGTTAAAGGTAGTCTGTTTCATGAGCTTGATCTATAAAGTTATATATTCGACACAATTAGCAGCCTATCCTTCGACTGTTTTTTGTATCACTTACAATTAATTGAATTTTGCTCACACGGAGCAGGCAAGGGGGGGGTGTTTGAGACACTTCAAGGGGAGGTAACTTCCATAAAATGCAATCGAAGAAATTTCGGAAATCAATAGATTGATCCCAGGGCACTTAACTTGTATAGGCTTCAATAACCGCAAATAAGCTCACTGAGATTCGTTACAATGGTTCGTGATCATTATTCGCTTGAAGATCAATCGCTAGAGTCGTTTTGAGTCAATAATACCATTGAAAACTTACGCTGGGGGAACCTCGTAGAATAGCGGACATTCAAAAAGGAATAAAACTCCATATTCTCGTTCTCCCAGCGATACTTGTGACTACATCATGTAAGCACATTACCTTTTTTGCCGTCACCCACTAGTTTCCTTCACTTCTAATCCAAGCTTACGAGCAACCCATCCGGTTGTGCTGGCCTGAATAACGATCGTAAGTACGATCGCCATGAATGTCACCGCAGAAATAATCTCCGCGTGAGCAACTCCCATAGCTAGAATCATTCCAGATAATGCAGCTGGAATAACCCCAGTCTCTCGAACCCAGCACATAAAGAGTAGCTCCTGCCAGGTCCATTTCACCGTTCTGTCCGGTAGGGCGCATAACAATACGGTGATAGGGCGGGCTACGAACATTAACAGCAATACAGCCACAAGACTCTGCCAGAAATAATCTCCGAGAATTCCAAAGTTAACCTGGCTCCCGAGTAACAAGAAGATCAACATGCGCATCATGACAGTTATATTCTCTGCGAAGGAGTTTATTTCAACTTCCTTGGTCTTCAGCGATAATTTGAACGTCTCCGCATTACCCCATATGATACCAGCTACAAATGTAGCCATAAACCCGCTAACATGGAGTACATCTCCTAACCAATATGCAGCAAGGCCGCATATGATCATAACAATACTTGCATATTCCTGTAGAATTCCACGACGCACATGTCCACTTAGATAAGTAAACAGGGCCGAGACAACAATCCCAACTAAGATGCCACCAAAAGCGGTCTTTACAAAGTCCCAAGACATCGAGCCAATACTCAATGAGCCACTTCCCATAACTATAGCAAGCATAGAGAATGTCAGAATAGAACCTGTAGCATCATTAAATGCCGACTCACTTTCCACAGTCTCACGTACTCTTTCCTTAATTTTGACCTGCTTAAAAACGGGAATAATCGAAGCTGGATCAGTAGACGCAATGACCGCAGCAGCCAGAAAGGAAAAGCTCCAATCAACTCCAAACAAATAATGTACACCTGTGCCCACGATAAACATAGTGATCAATACGCCCGGAAGACTCAATAACGAAAGTGTAATCCATACTTTACGCAACCCACTAAGCTTTAGATTCCGGCCTCCATCAAACAAAATGAATACTGAACCGACAGTAAGAATCATTTGATTGATCAGAGAACCGCTTGGTTCATGGATCAAGTTCAAACCAGGACCAAATACCATACCTATAGCAATAAACACCGCAACGTCCGGCAATTTCAGCCAGGAAGCTAATTTTCCTGAGAACATCCCTATAGTTAAAATAAGTATTACTAGCATAATATCATGCGAGATTGCTAGGCTTGTTGCCGATTCCATCTTCAACCCACTCCAACTACAGGATCACATTATTCTTCATTAATGAATGATTTGAATTCCTCAACATTTTTATTAGAACCAATAATGACCATAATATCGCCTGTAAACAATTGATCCATGGCGGTTGGGGCTACGATCATATCGTTTACTCGATGAATCGCGACGATGCTACACCCGAAACGGGCACGCGGATTCAGTTCTCCAACATTTTTGTTATGCAGGCAAGGCGGTACAATCATTTCCACAATACTGTATTCTTTGGATAATTCGATAAAATCCAGCAGATTCGGAGTCACGAGCTGATGAGCAACTCGAATTCCCATGTCTCGTTCCGGAAAAATGACGCGGTCAACACCAAGTCTTTCAAGCGCACGGCCGTGCAAGACGGAAATGGCTTTAGCTACTACAGTCTTGATCCCTAGATCCTTCAACAGAATCGCGGTTAGAATACTCCTTTGGATGTCACTACCCATGGCCACAATACCACAATCAAAATTGCGAACCCCTAGCGATCTAAGTACCTCTTCTTCCGTAGTATCCGCTACAACGGCATGTGTGAGCCGATTACTCAAGTCATTTACGATCTCTTCGTCTTGGTCTATACCGAGAACCTCGTAACCAAGATCCATCAATTCCAATGCAAGACTTGAACCAAATCGCCCTAATCCGATGACTACAAACTGCTGTTTTTTCATGTGTTTTGCCAAACTCCTTATCCTATTATCATTTTACCTTCTGGATAGCGATACAATTCCTTACCCTTCTTAGGACCAAGTGCATAAGCTAATGTTAAAGGCCCTAAACGTCCAGCAAACATAGTGAGACTAATAATAATCTTCCCTATGACGGTTAACTTCCCTGTGATCCCCATCGTCAGCCCTACCGTACCAAACGCCGATGTGGTCTCAAATAGAATGCTCAGGAAGCTAACGTCCTCCGTCGTAGACAATACCATGGCGACGACTATGACGAGAAATAGCGACAACATGGTAATCGTCACCGCTTTAAAAATACGCTCCTGTGCCAAACGGTAACGGAATATTACAAGATCGGAACGGCCACGAATCATCGAGAAGACTGCGCCGATCAAAATTGTAAAGGTTGTTGTCTTAACCCCACCACCTGTAGAACCAGGTGATGCCCCGATGAACATCAAGATAATCATAAAGAACTGTGTCGCTTGTCTTAATGCACCAATGTCCACCGTATTCGCACCTGCTGTACGCGGTGTGACGGACTGGAAGAAAGCACTCCATATCTTCTCACCCCAACTGAGTGGTCCCAGCGTCTTCGTGTTCGTGAATTCAAATATAAAAATTACGATTGCTCCAAGTATGATCAGTGCGGACGTCATGGATAGTACCACCTTAGAGTGAAGAGATAATCTACGGCGGTTACGGAAATCGATCAAGTCTGACATTACGATAAACCCGATGCCCCCCGTTACAATTAAGAACATCGTAACGAAGTTAACGATGGGATCCCCAACATACATCGTCAAACTCCGAAATCCACCAAACAAATCAAATCCAGCATTATTAAACATCGCGACCGAATGAAAGATACCAAAATAAATGGCTCGACCCAGTGGCATATCAAAAGCCCAACGAATGCTATACAATATCGCGGCACATGATTCAATCACTAACGAATACATCAATACTTTACGAATCAAACGTACAATGCCTTCCATCGAGTTTTGATTCATAGCCTCTTGAAGCAACAAGCGGTCCTTGAGCGATATTTTTCGCTTGAATGCCAAAGAGAACAAGGTTGCCATCGTCATAAAACCAAGGCCGCCGACCTGAATCAACAACATAATTACAACTTGACCGAATGTAGAAAAATAAGTCCCCGTATCTCGAACAATCAATCCAGTTACACAGGTCGCCGAGGTTGAGGTAAAAAGAGCATCTACAAAAGGTAACGTCCCCCCATTAGTATGCGAAATAGGAAGCATCAATAAAAGTGCTCCAGTCAGAATAATCGCCGCAAATCCTAACACTAACACGCGCGGCGGGGAAAGCTTGAACCATTTTGATATCACACGCTCACCTCATCACTGTAGTAAGACAAGAACAAGAAAAAAAGACACTGGAAATCCAATGCCTCTCGGTGTTTGGGCTCCTGCTGCAAAGGCCTACGAGGTTAGCTGACGGATTCGGACATGCACAGTTGCCCTATTTATTTCATCACCGGATGTATAACCCAAGCGCTGAAATAAAATTCACCCCTAAAGACTGGTTCCCCCGTTTTCACACAGAAATTCGGCCATTCATATTTTCATTTATTTACATTTCATTTTCCCAAATGGATTATAATCTTTATTTTCCCCCTTCACAAAGCTTTATTTCCATGAAAAACATTGAAAAAAGCTTAAAAGTACCGAAACAACGTTCAGGGTAATCCCTTATCCCAGCATTGCTAATCCTTACCGATGTTATTGCAGTTTTTCAATATTTCGTACACACTTCTGGCGATTGTATTCGGCCTGTGTTATCTTTACTGTGATGAACATTGATCGAAATGTTGTAAATTTTCAAAAATTCATTCAAAGGGGTTTTACAATGAAAGCTGCTGTTAACCCAATCGGGCGCAATTTAAAAACGAGGACACTTTGGATATTAGCCGCTATTGGCCTCATTATATTTGTATATGTGCAAGTGCTTCCTAGTATCTTGTCAGATACGCTTCAGGTGGAGCAATCCAAGAATGTCATCACAAAAGATCAGGCCAAGAATTCCGCAGCAAAATTTATGGAATCAACTTTAGGCATTTCTGGTGATATGGAAAAAGCATTAGTTACCTACGAGGCCCATTCTGAGATGTACGGTTATTTAACTAAAGAAAAACTAATGGAATCGTATTTGAAATCGTACGGCGAGAAATTTCCACTTGAAATGTTCCGTGTTCGTTTTGAAAATCCAGATGCAGTTCACTCCGCAGTGACTGTGGACGTTCATTTAACAACAGGGCAAGTGGTCGGTTTTGAAAAGATTGGCTCGGCAGGAAATTCAACTAAAGATTTGATGCTATTAATAGGATCTGAATCAACCGAATCCCTACTGGCACGTGAAGGGAATTTGGGGCTAAATGAAAAGGATGCACTGGCTACTAAGTACTTGAAGGTATTTGGTTTCGACAGAAATAAGTTAGATCTTGTTTCAGAGGAAGATGAGGTAGGCATCCGATATCAGTTTAAGGGCTATACATCAGGACAATCCCAAGGTTACCTAGATTTCCGTTTTGAATACGGGCAAGTATCCTCAATGGAATCTTACTTTGATACACCCCAGGCTCATCTGAATTACGTGAAGGATCAGACACAAATTGCTTATTGGCTTACATTTGGAGGATATGCACTTCTAACCTTCGTGTTAGGTATTCTAGCTATTATTTTCAGCGTCAAAGCTCGCAGGCACTCCTCATTTAAGCGCGGAATATTTCTGTCTAGCTGTTACTTTGTTCTAACCATGGTCGGAGCGATCAATATGCTTCCATACCTGCAAAAAGAGGGCGGAGAGCCATTAATCCTCCTCATCGGCTTTGTGGTACAGGGAGTATTATCATTGATCATGGCCGCCTCTGTATATTTCTCTCTTGTTGGCGGTGATGGATTGTTACGGCAGAATGGCCATAATTTATGGGCTCGCGCTAAAGAGCCTGGTTATGGGCGACACATTTTGTCCTCCATGGCAAACGGTTACGCTTGGGCTTTCATTCTACTCGGTGTTCAGTCGATTATCTTTATTATCCTGGATCAAACGATCCACTTCTGGTCCACTACAGATGCTTCTCAATCACCGTACAACCTATTATATCCGTTACTGTTCCCACTACTCGCATGGGTTGCAGGTATCGGTGAAGAAGCTGTGTATCGCCTATTCGGGATCCCGATGGTAAAGAAAATGGTTCGCAGCACATTCTTGGCTAGTTTCATTACGACGATGATTTGGGCTTTAGGACACACTTTATACCCAATCTACCCCGTCATTACACGGCCAATTGAATTATGTATTATCGGACTGTTATTCAGTTTCATCTTTCTGCGTTATGGTTACATCGCCGCGGTCTTCTCGCATGTTATCTTTGATAGCATTCTGATGGCATTGAGCCTTATGTTTATGGGAGGATCCATCAACTTGGCAGCAGGGGTGTTCTACATCATCCTCCCTGCCGTCGTTGCTTATGTGATCTATCTATTCAACCCACCAAGCAAAGAGCGCAAAGTACCCTTCACACAAAAAAGAGAGGAACCGCTGATCACGATTCCTCATCCCGAAGGGCGTTTATAATTTGATTGGCGAGCTTCTCGCCAATTGAGAGGGGCCGAAAGTCTTCGACTGAGGCCTCTTTTATTTTTTTGAGTGAGCCAAAATGTTTCAGCAAGAGCTTACGGCGCTTCTCACCAATTCCAGGAATGGAATCCAACCTAGAGGTCACCATCGACTTCGCACGCTGCTCACGGTGGAATGAGATAGCAAAACGGTGCACCTCATCCTGTATTCTCTGCAGAAGATAGAATTCCTGACTGTCACGTGGAAGATGAACCGGCTCCGGTGGATCCCCCACCATCAACTGCGCCGTCTTATGCTTCGCATCCTTCACAAGACCACAGACAGGGATGTACAATCCTAGCTCATTCTGCAACACATCTATTGCTGCTGAAATTTGGCCTTTCCCTCCATCTACAACAATGAGATCAGGCCTTACAAGATTGTCCTTAAGCACCCGTTCATACCTGCGACGAATAACCTCACGCATGGTCTCATAATCGTCTGGTCCTTGAACGGTCTTCACTTTGTATTTACGGTATTCCTTCTTAGCTGGCTTCCCATCAATAAACACAATCATGGCCGATACTGGGTTCGTCCCTTGAATATTCGAGTTATCAAAAGCTTCAATCCTCGATACCGACTCTAGACCAATGCTGCGTCCCAGATTTTCCGCTGCCTTTGAAGTCCGCTCCTCATCCCGTTCGATTAGCTTAAATTTCTCGTCAAGTGAGACACGTGCGTTATCTTTGGCCATCTTCACCATCTGTCGTTTGAGTCCACGCTGTGGTACATGTACTTTTACACCCAACCACTGCTGCAGAGCGTCCGCTCCGCTCACAGGATCAAGCATTTCGCTTTCACCCTCACCCAAAGGAGGAATCCTATTACTCAGGCCCCCTGCGTCTTCCGCCGCTACTTCCGCTACAGGAACGGTTGACTCTTCATCCTCCGAGAGACCCTTTAGCTCCGGCAACAGAATTTCTTGGGGTAGTGCTGGGTTATCACTGTAATACTGCGTTACATACGACAGAAAATCACTATAAGCGTCCCCATAGAATGGGAAAACGGAGGCATGGCGTTCGATCATCTTACCTTGACGCATATACAGAATCTGCACGCACATCCAGCCTTTATCGACGGCATAGCCGAACACATCGCGATCCTTGGCGTCTGACATCGTAATCTTCTGCTTTTCCATCAGCGCATCAATGTTAATGATCTGATCTCGCAATTCCTTCGCCCGCTCAAAATATAAGTCCTCTGCCGCTTCTTGCATTTTTCGTTGTAATTCCTTCTTGATCTCCTCATGTCCACCACTCAGAAAAGAGTTAATCTCTTGCGTCATTTCTTCGTAGGTAGCCTGAGGCACCTCCTTCACGCACGGCGCCAGACACTGCCCCATATGGTAATATAAGCATACCTCTTTGGGCATGACATTACATTTGCGTAACGGGTACATGCGGTCCAAGAGCTTTTTCGTTTGCTGGGCTGCATAGCTGTTCGGATATGGGCCAAAATATTTAGCCTTATCCTTTAACAACCGCCGTGTGACTTCAAGCCGAGGATGTTTTTCGTTCGTTATTTTAATATAAGGAAAAGTTTTATCATCCTTCAACAGGACGTTATAGCGTGGATGATGGGTCTTGATCAGATTGCACTCCAGGATAAGTGCTTCCATGTTACTTCCCGTAACGATATATTCGAAATCACGGATATGCGTAACAAGCCGCTGTGTTTTACCATCATGACTACCTGTGAAATACGAGCGAACCCGATTCTTAAGGACCTTAGCCTTGCCGACATAAATAATGGTTCCCTCTTTGTTCTTCATTAGGTAACAACCTGGAAGATCAGGCAGTAATGCCAGCTTATGGCGAATAGCTTCCATCGCTTTCTCTTGCTCATATAAATCTTGATCTATAGAATCCATGCCCGCAAACCTCCTCCCCCGCATGGAAATATTCACTTCCGATATATAGAAAACGCCCCCGGACATGCCGGAGGCGTGGGAAAACAGCATAGCCTTACAACCAATGAGAAGCTATTTAGCTTATTGGTGTTTAGCAAGTATGCCTTTCAACGCTTCTTTGGAGTTCAATCCAACAACCTTATCAACAGGTTGACCATCTTTGAAGAAGATCAGTGTTGGAATACTCATAACGCCAAAGCGGGAAGCCGATTCCGGATTCTCGTCCACATTCACTTTTGCTATTTTGACCGAATCTCCTACGTCTGAAGCCAGTTCTTCAAGAATTGGAGCTATCATCTTACAAGGACCGCACCAAGGCGCCCAGAAATCAACAAGCACCATGCCTTGCCCTTCGACTTCACTATTGAAGGATTGATCGGATACGTTAACTATTGCCATAATAAAATCTCCTCCTTATATGTTTGTTTTGTCATGTTTGCACATCATCCTCAGAACAAACACAATTTGTATCAATACGAAATGATGAAATCACCTTAATTAAGGTGTCTTGTCAATTATACCACATTTATTTTGTGAATGGGAAATCACTGATACAGCGCCTTCTTTACAAAATAAAGGAGAATTGGTTATACTAATGATAACCTAAAAACGCTTTGTCTATGACTTATTTCATTGACGGTTATCATTTGACCGAGGAGGCTACGCAAGATGGACGCAAATCCGCATGCCAACGACCCTAGAGCGCATATCAACGAAGAGCCACGCAACGATTTATTTGATTTAATGAACGGATTTTTCGGTATGTTTACGCTTATGGCCGTTATTTTCTTTGGAATGGTCATCATCAAATTTATTGCCGGTTAATCGGGCAATACGACAAAAGCCGTTTCTCCACAAAGAGAATCCGGCTTTTTTGTGTTATTATTGACCTCGCTTGTTACTCCCATTAACAGGTACAACATCCACGAACGGTGCAATTCGATCCATCAATCGTTGGCCTTTATGCTGCTCTTCCCCATCCTTATTCGTAAAACCAAGATGCTTCTCCAGCGCTACTAGCGAATGATTCGACGTGTAAAAGGTCGGCTTACGATTCATTCTATAATTGAGAATAGAACCCATAATATGATCACGTACCCAAGGATTCAAATTTTCAGCTCCAACGTCATCAAAAATGAGTAAATCAGCCTGTTTCATAATTTCGACTGTTTCCTTCAATTTCTGATTATCCAGCATCATCGACTTTAAATCTTCTACAAATTCTGGCATGTATACAATCACACCGGAATACCCTGACTTCGCTAACTCATGTAGCAAATAACACATCAGAAAGGTCTTCCCGGTTCCGAAATGCCCCACAAGGTACAGACCTCGAGTTTTCAGTCCACTTTCCTTTGTCTCATTAATATATTTAATAACCTGCGTAACCGCCGGTGCTCGTTCACGATCCTTCAACATGATCTCTACTTCGTTGTAACCTTCCTCAAGCGCACGCTCATCTACATAGAAGCTATGTATTCGCTTCTTCACCGAGAGCTCCGTTTGTCTCTGAATCTGCTTATCACAAGGCACCTGCCGATCAATCAATTGAGGTTTTCCCCCGACCGTTTCGACAGTCAGCTTCGTATAATGTCCCGGGAAATCATTAGGGCAGTTATCCAATCCTGGACAATTGCTGCAATGGCGATTGTTGTTCACATACTGATACAGCTTAGCCATATTAAGGCTCAACTGTTCATCGGATAGCTCTGGATGAGCTGAACGAAGCTGAAGCACGAGCGGTGAATTCATGAGTTCCGCGGTAAGCTCCTCAGAGCGTCGCCGGAGCTGTGGATTCTTCATTTGCGATAACAATTGTCCGAGTGATTCCATCGACTATTTTCACTCTCCTTTGTTCAATAGATGTAAAGATAGCGTTTAGAATTAAACGCCTTTGTTCTTGTTAGCTTGTGTCCGTTCAGCCAGCTTAAGCATTTCAGCGAAATCTTCATCAGATACACTCTGTTCTCCGCTCGTTCTCTCCACAATGGGAATCTCTGGTTTCGGCTTCGCCCCGCGAGTATTATATGTGCGCCCGCGTCCCGAGCCAGTCGTTGAACCCGAAGATGTCCCTGCACTCTTATCCTTCACTTTTGACTGATCACGAATATATTGAACCGCCTTCTCATACGTGTTTACTTGTTTCAACAACATATTCGAAGCGATAGCATCCACAAAATTACGATTGATTCGCTGTTCACCACCAGAGGTCAACAAACTCATCAAGTAATGGATCAATACGTTGATAACTTCACCAGGCAGCTTATAATTCAAATCAATCTTCTCAAAAATATCGAGTAAATTGTCCGGCACCGATCCTGGAAAAAACGTCTTTAGGAGCCTAGTATACGGCTCATTACGCAACATCATATTGTATTGATGAATATCGCATTTACTTAAGAATTGCGGAGGTACTTCTACATAGAATTCCATTTGAACTGCGATTTCTTCTTCAAGGAGATCAGCAGATTCTTTCTCCTCTTCACGCATTGAGACCACTTTCTTGTATGCAACTTCACGTTCTTCCTTACGCCGTTTACCTTGGCGGAACTGCAAATTCGCTATATGCTGCAATTTATCCAACAATAGCCCACCATCTGCATCAAACACACCGTCTTCATCCAGAAGTCGGCACAAATCCTGCACACTCAAATCATATTTGCGCGCCACGTAATTTGCAACACCCATACCTTCAGGATTAAATCTAAGCCCCTCCACAAAGGAACGATTGACGGATTCCCGAGGAAACCGCAGAATAATGTCCGCGTAATTTAACGCATCCTCTTCACTTATTGCCACATGACCACCTCTTGCGGTGGTTGCGGAAGTTTCGGCGATGGCTTGCTCTAGCTCATAATCAATCGTGTGCGTGTTCAGTTCAAAAATATCGTAAAACGGAATAGATATATTTTCTTTATTATAGGTAAGAACGGACCATTCATCCGGTTCCTTATTAAACAACTTTTCTCGTAGTTCCAGCACCGCAAATTTCCCAATTTTATCCCGTAGCAATAACGTCAGGTGTTGAGTTCTAAAGAACTCTGCAGGGGATAACGGGGATTGTAGTTCATACTCATACATATAATCATCACTATCAGGCATGTACAGACGACTAGTTTGCAATAGACCAACTGCCTCAAGTTTCGAGGTCTGCTCGATTAGGAACTTCCGCCCCTTCTCACTAGGCTCAAGTCCCAGTGTCAGGAAAAGCCCCCGTTGCTGCTCTATAGCAGAGTATCCAACCTGTTCCAATGGAACTTGCTGAGAGAGAAGTTGATAGAGTCCTAGGGCAAAAGCTCCGACCATAGGCTGATAGATTAGCGTAAGCATCTTCCCGTCTACACCACTAAGGCTGAAGTCACGGTATACGCAATAATGATGATTTTCGGTAAAATGATGCAAATTATTCATGCGCACCTATGAAACACTCCTTCATATCACTTACAGTGAGACTTTCTCCATTCTACCACAAAAAGACCTAAGCTTAGTCGTAAAATCATGGCATTTCTTATCCGCCGCAAAGCTCACGGTAGGTCTCCTCAACAAATGAAAAATAAGGTGACGGGGGAAAAGTCTTCATGATTGCATACACTTCAGCTATGAGTCTCCGTGCACGATCATACTCTCCTTGCTTAGCATAAATGCTAGCAATGTAGGCTCCGGCAGAATGGATAGAAGATTTATCCGCCGGATGATGAGCCGAAGCAGGCATGCTCACTTGTGATAATACTTCAAGCACCTTCGTATAATGACCTAAGCCATAGTAAGCGATTCCTTTTTGCAAAAGCCAATATCCCTTGTGCTCACCATTCTCAAATTCGGAGTGTCGCTGGATCGAATCCAACGCCTCAGCATATCGTTCTTTCCAATTCATACCTCTTACTTCGGCCAATTCTATCAATTCCAGCGACAGAGAATCCTCCGTAAACTGGGAAAACTGCCGTGCCTTGGACAAATACTGTTGAAAACTCACCTCATCGTCTACGATTTGACTATTACCTGCTAACATCCTATAAAAGTGGTCGGTCAAAAAGTATACCTTCTCCTCTTGTGACAAAGAAATAGCTGCTAAAAGGGCATTCATACTTTCCTCATAATA
This window harbors:
- a CDS encoding CPBP family intramembrane glutamic endopeptidase, which encodes MKAAVNPIGRNLKTRTLWILAAIGLIIFVYVQVLPSILSDTLQVEQSKNVITKDQAKNSAAKFMESTLGISGDMEKALVTYEAHSEMYGYLTKEKLMESYLKSYGEKFPLEMFRVRFENPDAVHSAVTVDVHLTTGQVVGFEKIGSAGNSTKDLMLLIGSESTESLLAREGNLGLNEKDALATKYLKVFGFDRNKLDLVSEEDEVGIRYQFKGYTSGQSQGYLDFRFEYGQVSSMESYFDTPQAHLNYVKDQTQIAYWLTFGGYALLTFVLGILAIIFSVKARRHSSFKRGIFLSSCYFVLTMVGAINMLPYLQKEGGEPLILLIGFVVQGVLSLIMAASVYFSLVGGDGLLRQNGHNLWARAKEPGYGRHILSSMANGYAWAFILLGVQSIIFIILDQTIHFWSTTDASQSPYNLLYPLLFPLLAWVAGIGEEAVYRLFGIPMVKKMVRSTFLASFITTMIWALGHTLYPIYPVITRPIELCIIGLLFSFIFLRYGYIAAVFSHVIFDSILMALSLMFMGGSINLAAGVFYIILPAVVAYVIYLFNPPSKERKVPFTQKREEPLITIPHPEGRL
- a CDS encoding potassium channel family protein, whose product is MKKQQFVVIGLGRFGSSLALELMDLGYEVLGIDQDEEIVNDLSNRLTHAVVADTTEEEVLRSLGVRNFDCGIVAMGSDIQRSILTAILLKDLGIKTVVAKAISVLHGRALERLGVDRVIFPERDMGIRVAHQLVTPNLLDFIELSKEYSIVEMIVPPCLHNKNVGELNPRARFGCSIVAIHRVNDMIVAPTAMDQLFTGDIMVIIGSNKNVEEFKSFINEE
- a CDS encoding cation:proton antiporter, producing the protein MESATSLAISHDIMLVILILTIGMFSGKLASWLKLPDVAVFIAIGMVFGPGLNLIHEPSGSLINQMILTVGSVFILFDGGRNLKLSGLRKVWITLSLLSLPGVLITMFIVGTGVHYLFGVDWSFSFLAAAVIASTDPASIIPVFKQVKIKERVRETVESESAFNDATGSILTFSMLAIVMGSGSLSIGSMSWDFVKTAFGGILVGIVVSALFTYLSGHVRRGILQEYASIVMIICGLAAYWLGDVLHVSGFMATFVAGIIWGNAETFKLSLKTKEVEINSFAENITVMMRMLIFLLLGSQVNFGILGDYFWQSLVAVLLLMFVARPITVLLCALPDRTVKWTWQELLFMCWVRETGVIPAALSGMILAMGVAHAEIISAVTFMAIVLTIVIQASTTGWVARKLGLEVKETSG
- the trxA gene encoding thioredoxin, producing the protein MAIVNVSDQSFNSEVEGQGMVLVDFWAPWCGPCKMIAPILEELASDVGDSVKIAKVNVDENPESASRFGVMSIPTLIFFKDGQPVDKVVGLNSKEALKGILAKHQ
- a CDS encoding YqzM family protein; protein product: MDANPHANDPRAHINEEPRNDLFDLMNGFFGMFTLMAVIFFGMVIIKFIAG
- the uvrC gene encoding excinuclease ABC subunit UvrC encodes the protein MDSIDQDLYEQEKAMEAIRHKLALLPDLPGCYLMKNKEGTIIYVGKAKVLKNRVRSYFTGSHDGKTQRLVTHIRDFEYIVTGSNMEALILECNLIKTHHPRYNVLLKDDKTFPYIKITNEKHPRLEVTRRLLKDKAKYFGPYPNSYAAQQTKKLLDRMYPLRKCNVMPKEVCLYYHMGQCLAPCVKEVPQATYEEMTQEINSFLSGGHEEIKKELQRKMQEAAEDLYFERAKELRDQIINIDALMEKQKITMSDAKDRDVFGYAVDKGWMCVQILYMRQGKMIERHASVFPFYGDAYSDFLSYVTQYYSDNPALPQEILLPELKGLSEDEESTVPVAEVAAEDAGGLSNRIPPLGEGESEMLDPVSGADALQQWLGVKVHVPQRGLKRQMVKMAKDNARVSLDEKFKLIERDEERTSKAAENLGRSIGLESVSRIEAFDNSNIQGTNPVSAMIVFIDGKPAKKEYRKYKVKTVQGPDDYETMREVIRRRYERVLKDNLVRPDLIVVDGGKGQISAAIDVLQNELGLYIPVCGLVKDAKHKTAQLMVGDPPEPVHLPRDSQEFYLLQRIQDEVHRFAISFHREQRAKSMVTSRLDSIPGIGEKRRKLLLKHFGSLKKIKEASVEDFRPLSIGEKLANQIINALRDEES
- a CDS encoding LysR family transcriptional regulator, with product MIEELLVFTTVVEQSSLNKASKLLNLSQPALSRKIAKLEQEWGVPLFHRKGKRLELTRVGHEAYIYALEQRQRHQNFLQSVSRFKTAERTIVNLGASLTTIQTTLPLLVTALMNQFPEIELKLSTGKTHEIVSYLRDKKVDVGLVASSINETGLRCIPLFQDHLELIVPKGHELADGATMEDLNGRSMIIFSKGTWYRKLIDDLFGRYGIIPDVRMEIDSFEAIVRLLPICKSAALLPKSYLRSQLLRDNDLVTVPIKELEQTQRETCLIYSDKSELTSETLEWITKVKGSLFHELDL
- a CDS encoding TrkH family potassium uptake protein, coding for MISKWFKLSPPRVLVLGFAAIILTGALLLMLPISHTNGGTLPFVDALFTSTSATCVTGLIVRDTGTYFSTFGQVVIMLLIQVGGLGFMTMATLFSLAFKRKISLKDRLLLQEAMNQNSMEGIVRLIRKVLMYSLVIESCAAILYSIRWAFDMPLGRAIYFGIFHSVAMFNNAGFDLFGGFRSLTMYVGDPIVNFVTMFLIVTGGIGFIVMSDLIDFRNRRRLSLHSKVVLSMTSALIILGAIVIFIFEFTNTKTLGPLSWGEKIWSAFFQSVTPRTAGANTVDIGALRQATQFFMIILMFIGASPGSTGGGVKTTTFTILIGAVFSMIRGRSDLVIFRYRLAQERIFKAVTITMLSLFLVIVVAMVLSTTEDVSFLSILFETTSAFGTVGLTMGITGKLTVIGKIIISLTMFAGRLGPLTLAYALGPKKGKELYRYPEGKMIIG